From Ancylobacter pratisalsi, one genomic window encodes:
- the cydC gene encoding thiol reductant ABC exporter subunit CydC → MSTNTTPNPGALRAMAVILRLFLSERRIAFFAGAALAALTLLAGASLLALSGWFITATAIAGMSAAAAATFDVFAPSAGIRLAALVRTAARYGERLVTHDAALAVLAGLRERLFRGWAAPEAAGRLADRPTRLLFRLTLDIDALDSLYLRVLVPVIAAVVATLGVTVLIGLIRVHTALTFVLIVLGVGALIPWIALRAARRPARRRAHALEVLRSRAVDLFAGQTELIMAGRLAARREELRAADQRLAAADDALNRVETFVSAGFSAASAVLLALALLAVAALNHAGTIDTPAAALVLLLALAAFDPFAALRRGVVELERALIAARRLASRLTPTPPIAPMPTPGKGQAVEVRNLAIIRDGAVRPSLEGIDLAIAEGERVALVGMSGAGKSTLLAAIAGEIGPASGEVAARRSVLLTQRTELFHDSLRGNLLVADPAADDDRLMAALTAAGLGAVVAALPEGLDTPLGEGGLGLSGGQSRRLALSRLFLTDAPLWLLDEPTEGLDGATARDVLARLAHEAGSRTLILATHLRREAQAADRLILIAEGRARGSYRRGDPGFAAAIEALRPD, encoded by the coding sequence ATGAGCACGAACACCACTCCCAACCCGGGCGCCCTGCGCGCCATGGCCGTCATCCTGCGGCTGTTCCTTTCCGAGCGGCGGATCGCCTTCTTCGCCGGTGCGGCGCTGGCGGCGCTGACGCTGCTGGCCGGGGCCAGCCTGCTGGCCCTTTCGGGCTGGTTCATCACCGCGACGGCGATCGCGGGCATGTCGGCGGCCGCGGCGGCGACCTTCGATGTCTTCGCCCCCTCCGCCGGCATCCGTCTCGCGGCGCTGGTGCGCACCGCCGCGCGCTATGGCGAGCGACTGGTGACCCATGATGCCGCGCTGGCGGTGCTGGCCGGGCTGCGCGAGCGGCTGTTCCGTGGCTGGGCGGCGCCCGAGGCAGCCGGTCGGCTGGCCGATCGACCGACCCGGCTGCTGTTCCGCCTGACGCTCGATATCGACGCGCTGGATTCGCTCTACCTGCGGGTGCTGGTCCCGGTGATCGCCGCTGTGGTGGCCACGCTCGGCGTCACCGTCCTCATCGGCCTCATCCGCGTTCACACCGCCCTCACTTTCGTCCTCATCGTCCTTGGCGTCGGCGCGCTCATTCCGTGGATCGCTCTGCGCGCCGCCCGCCGTCCCGCCCGCCGCCGCGCCCATGCGCTGGAAGTGTTGCGCTCGCGCGCGGTCGACCTCTTCGCGGGCCAGACCGAGCTCATCATGGCCGGCCGCCTCGCCGCCCGGCGCGAGGAACTTCGGGCCGCCGACCAGCGCCTGGCCGCCGCCGACGATGCGCTCAACCGGGTGGAAACCTTTGTGTCGGCAGGGTTTTCGGCCGCCAGTGCGGTTCTGCTGGCGCTCGCCCTGCTGGCGGTTGCGGCGCTGAATCATGCGGGCACCATCGATACGCCGGCCGCCGCACTGGTGCTGCTGCTGGCGCTGGCCGCCTTCGATCCCTTCGCCGCGCTGCGCCGGGGCGTGGTCGAGCTGGAGCGCGCGCTGATCGCCGCGCGCCGTCTCGCCTCCCGCCTCACCCCCACCCCGCCCATTGCCCCAATGCCAACCCCGGGCAAGGGGCAGGCGGTTGAGGTCCGAAATCTAGCAATCATAAGGGATGGCGCGGTACGTCCGTCGCTTGAGGGCATCGATCTCGCCATTGCGGAGGGCGAGCGTGTCGCCCTTGTCGGCATGAGCGGGGCGGGCAAGTCGACGCTGCTGGCGGCCATCGCCGGTGAAATCGGGCCGGCCTCGGGCGAGGTCGCGGCCCGGCGCAGCGTGCTGCTGACCCAGCGCACCGAGCTGTTCCACGACAGCCTGCGCGGAAACCTTCTCGTTGCCGATCCCGCCGCCGATGACGACCGGCTGATGGCCGCCCTCACGGCCGCCGGGCTCGGCGCCGTGGTCGCGGCTCTGCCCGAAGGGCTTGATACGCCGCTCGGCGAGGGCGGGCTCGGCCTTTCCGGAGGCCAGTCCCGGCGTCTGGCCCTGTCCCGCCTGTTCCTGACGGACGCGCCGCTCTGGCTGCTCGACGAGCCGACGGAAGGGCTCGACGGGGCGACCGCGCGCGACGTGCTGGCGCGGCTGGCCCATGAGGCGGGTTCGCGGACCCTGATCCTGGCCACTCATCTGCGGCGCGAGGCGCAGGCCGCCGACCGCCTGATCCTGATTGCCGAAGGCCGAGCGCGCGGTTCCTACCGTCGCGGCGACCCCGGCTTTGCCGCGGCGATTGAAGCGCTGCGACCCGACTGA
- a CDS encoding cytochrome ubiquinol oxidase subunit I, whose translation MTLDVVDLSRLQFAMTALYHFLFVPLTLGLSVLLAIMETVYVMTGRRIWRQMTKFWGTLFGINFVLGVATGLVMEFQFGMNWSYYSHYVGDIFGAPLAIEGLMAFFLEATFVGLFFFGWDKLSRVGHLVATWAVALGSNFSALWILVANGWMQNPVGSAFNAQTMRMEVTDFFAVITNPVAQAKFVHTVSAGYVTASVFVLGVSAWYVLKGRHIEIAKRSMTVAASFGLAASLSVVVLGDESGYLTTEHQKMKLAAMESMWETEPAPAAFTVIGFPNQAERETHFAVRIPWVLGLIATRSLDTVVPGITELVGHAKTRIESGIIAFDALQKIRAAGSDAAIAPDVRQAFEEHGTDLGYALLLKRYVDDPRTATPEQIEKAAWDTVPNVPTLFWAFRLMVGLGFAFIALMSVFFFLSARRMLDRYRPLLWIAVLAIPLPWVAAELGWVVAEFGRQPWIIEGVLPTAAGVSSLGAATVLTTIVGFALLYTVLILIEMMLMIRAIRKGPEPDEDPDAELIPAHLVAAE comes from the coding sequence ATGACCCTAGATGTAGTCGACCTCTCGCGCCTGCAATTCGCAATGACGGCGCTCTATCACTTCCTGTTCGTGCCGCTGACGCTCGGACTTTCCGTGCTTCTGGCGATCATGGAGACGGTCTACGTCATGACCGGGCGCCGGATATGGCGCCAGATGACCAAGTTCTGGGGCACGTTGTTCGGCATCAACTTCGTGCTCGGCGTCGCCACCGGCCTCGTCATGGAGTTCCAGTTCGGCATGAACTGGAGCTATTACAGCCACTATGTCGGTGACATCTTCGGCGCGCCGCTGGCGATTGAAGGGCTGATGGCCTTCTTCCTGGAAGCAACCTTCGTCGGGCTGTTCTTCTTCGGCTGGGACAAGCTTTCCAGGGTCGGGCATCTGGTCGCCACCTGGGCGGTCGCGCTGGGCTCGAACTTCTCCGCGTTGTGGATCCTTGTCGCCAATGGCTGGATGCAGAACCCGGTGGGCTCGGCCTTCAACGCGCAGACCATGCGCATGGAAGTCACCGATTTCTTCGCCGTCATCACCAATCCGGTGGCGCAGGCCAAGTTCGTGCACACCGTCTCCGCCGGCTATGTCACGGCCTCGGTCTTCGTGCTCGGCGTGTCCGCCTGGTACGTGCTCAAGGGCCGGCACATCGAGATCGCCAAGCGCTCCATGACGGTCGCCGCCTCGTTCGGGCTCGCCGCGTCCCTGTCGGTGGTCGTGCTGGGCGACGAGAGCGGCTACCTCACCACCGAGCATCAGAAGATGAAGCTCGCGGCCATGGAATCGATGTGGGAGACGGAGCCGGCGCCGGCCGCCTTCACGGTCATCGGGTTTCCCAACCAGGCCGAGCGCGAAACCCATTTCGCCGTGCGTATCCCGTGGGTGTTGGGCCTGATCGCCACCCGCTCGCTCGACACCGTGGTGCCCGGCATCACGGAACTTGTCGGCCACGCCAAGACACGCATCGAGAGCGGCATTATCGCGTTCGACGCCCTGCAGAAGATCCGCGCGGCCGGCAGTGATGCCGCGATCGCGCCGGATGTCCGCCAGGCCTTCGAGGAGCACGGAACGGATCTGGGCTACGCGTTGCTGCTCAAGCGCTATGTCGATGATCCACGTACCGCCACGCCGGAGCAGATCGAAAAGGCGGCGTGGGACACCGTTCCGAACGTGCCGACGCTGTTCTGGGCGTTCCGCTTGATGGTGGGCCTCGGCTTCGCCTTCATCGCCTTGATGTCGGTGTTCTTCTTCCTGTCGGCGCGCCGCATGCTGGACCGCTATCGCCCGCTGCTGTGGATCGCGGTGCTTGCCATTCCGCTGCCCTGGGTCGCGGCGGAACTGGGCTGGGTGGTGGCGGAATTCGGCCGCCAGCCCTGGATCATCGAGGGCGTGCTGCCAACCGCGGCCGGCGTCTCGAGCCTTGGCGCGGCGACGGTGCTGACGACCATCGTCGGCTTCGCGCTGCTCTACACGGTGCTGATCCTCATCGAGATGATGCTGATGATCCGCGCCATCCGCAAGGGGCCGGAGCCGGACGAAGATCCCGACGCCGAACTCATTCCCGCCCACCTCGTTGCCGCGGAGTAG
- the cydB gene encoding cytochrome d ubiquinol oxidase subunit II, which translates to MILHTLIDYDTLRVIWWLLLGVLLIGFAVMDGFDLGADILLPFVARTDLERRVVINSIGPTWEGNQVWLILGGGAIFAAWPPLYAVSFSGFYLAMFAILFALILRPVGFKYRSKREGRVWRAAWDWALFIGGLVPALVMGVAVGNVLQGVPFHLNNELRIFYEGTTLFELLNPFGLLCGLLSVAMVVMHGAGWLTVKTEGNVATRARAVGSVAALVTVLLFALGGVWLWLGIDGYRITSTFVAEGPSNPLAKTVAIAPGAWFANYGAHPWMMAGPALGIIGALACLLLLRTRAEFTALLASTVSIFGIISTVGLSMFPFILPSTIDPRSSLTVWDASSSHLTLFIMLVCVVIFIPIIVAYTTWVYRVLWGKVDTAEIQRDNSHAY; encoded by the coding sequence ATGATCCTCCATACGCTCATCGATTACGACACGCTGCGTGTCATCTGGTGGTTGCTGCTGGGCGTCCTGCTCATCGGTTTCGCCGTGATGGACGGTTTCGATCTCGGCGCCGATATCCTTCTGCCTTTCGTGGCACGGACCGATCTGGAACGTCGCGTGGTCATCAACTCCATCGGGCCGACCTGGGAAGGAAATCAGGTGTGGCTCATCCTGGGCGGCGGCGCGATCTTCGCCGCCTGGCCGCCGCTCTACGCGGTGTCCTTCTCGGGCTTCTACCTGGCGATGTTCGCGATCCTGTTCGCGCTCATCCTGCGCCCGGTGGGATTCAAGTATCGCTCGAAGCGCGAGGGCCGGGTCTGGCGCGCGGCCTGGGACTGGGCGCTGTTCATCGGCGGACTGGTGCCGGCGCTGGTCATGGGCGTGGCGGTCGGTAATGTGCTGCAGGGCGTGCCGTTCCACCTCAACAACGAACTTCGGATCTTCTATGAGGGCACCACGCTGTTCGAGCTGCTCAACCCCTTCGGGCTGCTGTGCGGATTGCTGTCGGTCGCGATGGTGGTGATGCATGGTGCGGGCTGGCTGACGGTGAAGACCGAGGGCAACGTCGCCACACGCGCCCGTGCCGTCGGCAGCGTCGCCGCTCTGGTGACGGTTCTGCTGTTCGCGCTCGGCGGTGTCTGGCTCTGGCTGGGCATTGATGGCTACCGCATCACCAGCACCTTCGTCGCGGAAGGCCCGTCCAATCCGCTGGCCAAGACGGTGGCGATCGCGCCCGGCGCATGGTTCGCCAATTATGGCGCCCATCCCTGGATGATGGCGGGCCCGGCGCTGGGTATCATCGGCGCTCTCGCCTGCCTTCTGCTGCTGCGCACGCGGGCGGAGTTCACCGCCTTGCTGGCGAGCACGGTGTCGATCTTCGGCATCATCTCGACGGTGGGGCTGTCGATGTTCCCCTTCATCCTGCCCTCGACCATCGACCCGCGCTCAAGCCTGACGGTGTGGGACGCGTCGTCGAGCCACCTCACCTTGTTCATCATGCTGGTCTGCGTGGTGATCTTCATTCCGATCATCGTCGCCTACACCACCTGGGTCTATCGGGTGCTGTGGGGCAAGGTCGATACGGCTGAGATCCAGCGCGACAACAGCCACGCGTACTGA
- the cydX gene encoding cytochrome bd-I oxidase subunit CydX, translating into MWYFSWLLGFPLAAAFAVLNAMWYELTDDTLRAKAQPRPVPIRDRH; encoded by the coding sequence ATGTGGTACTTCTCCTGGCTTCTCGGCTTTCCGCTGGCTGCCGCTTTCGCGGTGCTGAACGCCATGTGGTACGAGCTGACGGACGACACCCTCCGGGCCAAGGCGCAGCCCCGGCCCGTGCCGATCCGCGACCGGCACTGA
- a CDS encoding energy-coupling factor ABC transporter permease: MHIEPGLVAEGKIWLSAVTAAGAGAYTLKLAGEAVRERGVVSLVARSVVTTALVFAFFELLPHHPVGVSEVHLILGSTLFLIFGVAPAAIGLAAGLLIQGLFFAPFDLPQYGMNVTTLLVPLFALTSLARHVITPGTPYVELKYRQALALSTTYQAGIVVWVAFWAFYGHGFTVENAASIGSFGAAYMLVILIEPLIDLAVLAAAKAFNGLKGSPLFESRLYDPA; the protein is encoded by the coding sequence ATGCATATCGAGCCCGGCCTCGTGGCCGAAGGAAAGATCTGGCTGAGCGCTGTCACGGCGGCTGGCGCCGGCGCCTATACGCTGAAGCTCGCGGGCGAGGCGGTGCGCGAGCGCGGCGTTGTCTCGCTGGTTGCGCGCAGCGTGGTGACGACCGCACTGGTCTTCGCCTTCTTCGAGCTGCTGCCGCATCATCCCGTCGGCGTGTCCGAGGTGCACCTCATCCTCGGCTCGACGCTGTTCCTGATCTTCGGCGTCGCTCCCGCCGCCATCGGCCTCGCCGCCGGCCTGCTGATCCAGGGGCTCTTCTTCGCGCCGTTCGATCTGCCGCAATACGGCATGAACGTCACCACGCTGCTGGTGCCGCTGTTCGCATTGACCTCGCTGGCGCGCCACGTCATTACGCCGGGCACGCCCTATGTCGAGCTGAAGTACCGCCAGGCGCTGGCGCTCTCCACCACCTATCAGGCCGGGATCGTGGTCTGGGTGGCGTTCTGGGCCTTCTATGGGCATGGCTTCACCGTGGAGAACGCGGCTTCCATCGGCTCGTTCGGCGCGGCCTACATGCTGGTGATTTTGATCGAGCCGCTGATCGACCTCGCCGTGCTGGCCGCCGCCAAGGCGTTCAACGGACTGAAGGGCAGCCCGCTGTTCGAGAGCCGGCTCTACGACCCGGCGTGA
- a CDS encoding TetR family transcriptional regulator, which translates to MNAKRSGALPDEDIGLPDGSASTPAKAKAPRRSPGKRNAVATRQRILEVAMGEFAEHGYSGSRIERISASADVNVGMIYHYFGNKDDLYLAALESSYKIIRDREQTLDVNEADPMLALKALIELTFDFLSTDPHFVRLIMNENLMMGRTAQRSSTIPYMTRPLLESLRTILKRGQREKVFHRNIDAENFYVSILGLCFIHVSNRYTLSSMFQHDFAAPDWLERRKAVVVDVLTSYIATGK; encoded by the coding sequence ATGAACGCCAAAAGATCTGGCGCCCTGCCCGACGAGGACATTGGCCTGCCGGACGGCTCCGCTTCCACGCCGGCCAAGGCGAAGGCGCCGCGACGCTCGCCCGGCAAGCGCAATGCGGTCGCTACCCGCCAGCGGATACTCGAAGTCGCGATGGGCGAATTCGCCGAGCATGGCTATAGCGGCAGCCGGATCGAACGCATTTCCGCCTCCGCCGACGTCAATGTCGGCATGATCTATCATTACTTCGGCAATAAGGATGACCTGTACCTGGCGGCGCTGGAATCGTCCTACAAGATCATCCGTGATCGGGAGCAGACCCTCGACGTCAACGAGGCCGACCCGATGCTGGCGCTGAAGGCGCTGATCGAGCTGACTTTCGACTTCCTCAGCACCGACCCGCATTTCGTCCGGCTGATCATGAACGAGAACCTGATGATGGGCCGCACGGCCCAGCGGTCCTCAACCATTCCGTACATGACGCGCCCCCTGCTGGAATCGCTGCGGACCATTCTCAAGCGCGGGCAAAGAGAGAAGGTGTTCCACAGGAACATCGACGCCGAGAATTTCTACGTCTCGATTCTCGGCCTGTGCTTCATCCACGTCTCCAACCGTTACACGCTGAGCAGCATGTTTCAGCACGACTTCGCCGCGCCGGACTGGCTGGAAAGGCGCAAGGCGGTCGTGGTGGATGTGCTCACCAGCTACATCGCCACCGGCAAGTGA
- a CDS encoding amidase translates to MPQSTTSFDHPPADPYGAFCRDNHVGHPATGAGPLDGLTFAIKDVFDVEGSRTGFGHPTWLATHAPARATADVVTRLLAAGADLAGRTLSDELCYSISGENVHFGMPINPAARDRLPGGSSSGSAVAVAGGLVDFAIGTDCGGSVRVPAAYCGLFGIRPTHGRLPLAGVSRFAPRFDTVGWFARDAARLKNVGEVLLGAASPARFSRLRVASDAFTRCDAETRPILEAGIERLGSLLARHDSLVLSPDGLDTWLDAFRTVQASEIWTSLGTWIEEVRPAFGEGVGQRLAAAAQVTLGQADAARGRTDAIAAELAMMIGEDDLICLPTTPGVPPLRTLASAEVENDYRRRAMELLCPAGLGGLPQLTIPVGTVNGAPVGLSILARRGKDMELLDFAARAFSDLPTVSENR, encoded by the coding sequence ATGCCGCAGTCCACGACCTCCTTCGACCACCCTCCGGCCGATCCTTATGGCGCCTTCTGCCGGGACAATCATGTCGGCCACCCGGCCACCGGCGCGGGCCCGCTCGACGGCCTGACTTTCGCGATCAAGGACGTCTTCGACGTCGAGGGAAGCCGCACCGGTTTCGGCCATCCGACCTGGCTTGCGACGCACGCCCCCGCACGAGCGACGGCCGATGTTGTGACGCGGCTTCTGGCCGCCGGCGCGGACCTCGCTGGGCGTACGCTGAGCGACGAGCTGTGCTACTCGATCTCGGGCGAGAACGTGCATTTCGGCATGCCGATCAATCCCGCCGCGCGGGACCGGCTGCCGGGTGGTTCGTCCAGCGGCTCGGCGGTGGCGGTGGCGGGCGGGCTGGTCGATTTCGCCATTGGCACCGATTGCGGCGGTTCGGTGCGGGTGCCGGCGGCCTATTGCGGGCTGTTCGGCATTCGCCCCACGCATGGACGCCTGCCGCTCGCCGGCGTGTCCCGTTTTGCCCCACGCTTCGACACGGTAGGCTGGTTCGCGCGCGACGCCGCGCGGCTGAAGAACGTGGGCGAGGTGCTGCTGGGGGCGGCCTCTCCTGCCCGTTTCTCACGGCTTCGGGTTGCCTCGGACGCGTTCACACGCTGCGACGCGGAAACCCGCCCCATTCTTGAGGCCGGCATCGAACGGCTGGGGTCCCTGCTCGCGCGGCACGACAGCCTGGTGCTGAGCCCCGACGGCCTCGACACATGGCTCGATGCCTTCCGCACGGTTCAGGCGAGCGAGATCTGGACCTCTCTGGGCACATGGATCGAGGAGGTTCGCCCTGCCTTCGGCGAGGGTGTGGGCCAGCGCCTCGCCGCCGCCGCACAGGTGACGCTCGGGCAGGCCGACGCCGCGCGCGGGCGCACGGATGCCATCGCGGCTGAGCTTGCGATGATGATCGGCGAGGACGACCTGATCTGCCTGCCGACCACGCCGGGCGTTCCGCCGCTGCGCACTCTGGCATCGGCCGAGGTGGAGAATGACTACCGGCGGCGTGCGATGGAGCTGCTCTGCCCGGCCGGGCTCGGCGGCCTGCCGCAACTCACCATTCCGGTTGGAACGGTGAATGGCGCGCCGGTGGGATTGTCGATCCTGGCCAGACGCGGCAAGGATATGGAATTGTTGGATTTTGCAGCGAGGGCCTTCTCCGACCTGCCGACCGTTTCGGAGAACCGATGA
- a CDS encoding amidohydrolase family protein produces MDLIVRNARLPHDLEREVDIGVEAGRIVAIEANLAAEGEELDVGGRLVSPGFVETHIHLDKSCILDRCQSQRGDLPEAIGEVAKAKAAFTPEDVYARGKRTLEKCLMQGTTHMRTQLEVDPGIGLRGLEGVLPLIEEYRWAIDIEICVFPQEGLLNNPGTDDLMVQALRNGARVVGAAPYTDTNPHGQIDRVFEMAREFDADIDMHLDFGPTGDTLDLDYVCELADRYRWGGRTAIGHVTKLAAASPTRFDAAARRMRDAGVALTVLPSTDLFLMGRDCDCNQPRGVTHAHKMIHHGVNCSLSTNNVLNPFTPFGDCSLIRMANLNANICHIGATDDIRECFNMITERSAQLINARDYGLAPGKSADFVVLDCQSREAAIAELAPVLFAYKRGRRTMTRPAATLHRPN; encoded by the coding sequence ATGGACCTGATCGTACGGAACGCCCGCCTTCCCCATGACCTTGAACGCGAGGTCGACATCGGCGTCGAGGCTGGCCGGATCGTGGCGATCGAGGCGAACCTTGCCGCCGAGGGCGAGGAGCTGGACGTGGGCGGCCGCCTGGTCTCTCCGGGCTTCGTGGAAACGCACATCCACCTCGACAAGTCCTGTATCCTCGACCGCTGCCAGTCACAACGCGGCGACCTCCCCGAGGCCATTGGCGAGGTGGCCAAGGCCAAGGCAGCCTTCACGCCGGAGGATGTCTATGCGCGCGGCAAGCGCACGCTGGAAAAGTGCCTGATGCAAGGCACCACCCACATGCGCACGCAGCTTGAGGTCGATCCCGGCATCGGCCTGCGCGGGCTCGAGGGCGTCCTGCCGCTGATCGAGGAATATCGCTGGGCCATCGACATCGAGATCTGCGTGTTCCCGCAGGAGGGGCTGCTCAACAATCCCGGCACCGACGACCTCATGGTGCAGGCCCTCAGAAACGGCGCCCGCGTCGTCGGCGCGGCGCCCTACACCGACACCAATCCGCACGGCCAGATCGACCGCGTCTTCGAAATGGCGCGCGAGTTTGACGCCGATATCGACATGCATCTCGATTTCGGCCCGACCGGCGACACGCTCGACCTCGACTATGTGTGCGAGCTGGCGGACCGCTATCGCTGGGGCGGACGCACCGCGATCGGCCATGTCACCAAGCTCGCCGCCGCGAGCCCGACGCGGTTCGACGCAGCGGCCCGCAGGATGCGCGATGCCGGCGTCGCGCTGACCGTGCTGCCCTCCACCGACCTGTTCCTGATGGGCCGCGACTGCGACTGCAACCAGCCGCGCGGCGTCACCCACGCCCACAAGATGATCCATCACGGGGTCAATTGCTCGCTGTCCACCAACAACGTGCTCAACCCCTTCACGCCGTTTGGCGACTGCTCGCTGATCCGCATGGCGAACCTGAACGCCAACATCTGCCATATCGGCGCAACCGACGACATTCGCGAGTGCTTCAACATGATCACCGAGCGCTCCGCGCAGCTGATCAATGCGCGCGACTATGGGCTGGCGCCCGGCAAGTCGGCCGACTTCGTCGTTCTGGACTGCCAGTCCCGCGAGGCGGCGATCGCCGAACTCGCCCCTGTCCTGTTCGCCTACAAGCGCGGGCGACGCACCATGACACGGCCCGCCGCGACACTGCATCGCCCGAACTGA
- a CDS encoding amidohydrolase family protein: MDPAPGSPADGEVLAYDLIVEDVLILTGDAAMAEIRHGRLGVRGDRIALVGPASGPAPAAARTLDGRGLLAIPGLVNVHTHSVLSLMRGVAEDMGFAPAYTRGVPQGHLINPDEAVALARLGALESLKFGTTLINDMYVHVEHTLPAMAELGLRVFASDRLHDVDFTRVQQCDWRYDPAIGRRSLDAALALAERFDGAFDGRARVTLAAHAPDTCSRDFLREIRRARDATGLTVSTHLAQSPLEAEFIAHRDGMTPTELLDDVGLLDARLIAAHCIVMNDSDIARAGAAGITVAHVPKGNAGGGMMAPTRALREAGANLALATDNLLGDMIEAMRWALCIGRLQTGTVTPDWQPEDVFAMATGNGASALGLADEIGALTVGRKADIVLVDIDRPSFVPLLDPLGNLVHCGQGSHVRHVVIDGVLRVCEGRAVGIDEEDICRQAQRTAENLWQRAAA, from the coding sequence ATGGACCCGGCGCCCGGCTCCCCTGCCGATGGAGAGGTCCTAGCCTATGACCTCATCGTCGAGGACGTACTGATCCTCACCGGCGATGCGGCGATGGCCGAGATCCGCCACGGACGGCTCGGCGTTCGTGGAGACAGGATTGCCCTCGTCGGGCCGGCCAGCGGCCCCGCCCCGGCGGCGGCGCGCACACTCGATGGCCGCGGCCTGCTGGCCATTCCCGGCCTCGTCAACGTCCATACCCACAGTGTGCTGTCGCTGATGCGCGGCGTTGCCGAGGATATGGGCTTCGCCCCGGCCTATACGCGCGGCGTACCGCAGGGCCACCTCATCAACCCCGACGAAGCCGTCGCGCTTGCCCGGCTCGGCGCGCTGGAATCGCTGAAGTTCGGGACCACGCTGATCAACGACATGTATGTCCATGTCGAGCACACACTGCCCGCCATGGCCGAGCTGGGGCTGAGGGTGTTCGCCAGCGATCGGCTGCACGACGTTGATTTCACGCGGGTCCAGCAATGTGACTGGCGCTACGATCCCGCCATCGGCCGGCGCTCGCTCGACGCCGCGCTGGCGCTGGCCGAGCGTTTCGACGGCGCCTTTGACGGGCGCGCGCGCGTCACCCTGGCCGCCCATGCGCCGGACACCTGCTCGCGCGATTTCCTGCGCGAGATCCGCCGCGCGCGCGACGCGACGGGGCTTACGGTCTCCACCCACCTCGCCCAGAGCCCGCTGGAGGCCGAGTTCATCGCCCACCGCGACGGCATGACGCCGACCGAGCTGCTCGATGATGTGGGCCTGCTCGATGCGCGGCTGATCGCGGCGCACTGCATTGTAATGAATGACAGCGACATCGCACGGGCGGGCGCGGCCGGCATCACGGTCGCCCATGTGCCGAAGGGCAATGCCGGTGGCGGCATGATGGCGCCCACGCGGGCCCTGCGCGAAGCCGGCGCCAACCTCGCCCTCGCCACTGACAACCTGCTCGGCGACATGATCGAGGCGATGCGTTGGGCGCTGTGCATCGGACGGCTGCAGACCGGCACGGTGACGCCCGACTGGCAGCCGGAGGACGTCTTCGCCATGGCAACCGGAAACGGCGCCAGCGCGCTCGGGCTCGCAGACGAGATCGGCGCGCTCACCGTCGGCAGGAAGGCCGACATCGTGCTTGTCGACATCGACCGACCAAGTTTCGTGCCCCTGCTCGACCCGCTGGGCAACCTCGTTCACTGCGGGCAGGGCAGCCATGTGCGCCACGTCGTGATCGACGGCGTGCTTCGGGTGTGCGAGGGCCGCGCGGTCGGGATCGACGAGGAAGACATCTGTCGGCAGGCCCAGCGGACCGCCGAAAACCTGTGGCAACGCGCGGCGGCCTGA
- a CDS encoding GAF domain-containing protein: protein MTDVATLAHTLQPLLAELMERTGAKRCTVRIDHPALGLSVNVPCAEVLAPGARSMMSNSSVDHRRARTVRWIEKSRRTLVQGDVFADPHLAPPAALVEIFGTRSQLVAPLIGRDDYLFGWVSAHFSEGPRVFATSAIEAIEEARRAVLAVPGMPQEI from the coding sequence ATGACTGACGTTGCCACTCTCGCTCACACCCTGCAGCCGCTTCTCGCCGAGCTGATGGAACGCACCGGCGCGAAGCGCTGTACCGTCCGCATCGACCATCCCGCCCTCGGGCTGAGTGTCAACGTGCCCTGCGCAGAGGTGCTCGCGCCCGGCGCGCGCTCGATGATGTCGAACAGTTCGGTCGACCATCGGCGGGCCAGAACGGTCCGCTGGATAGAAAAGAGCCGGCGCACGCTGGTGCAAGGCGACGTCTTCGCCGACCCGCACCTTGCGCCGCCGGCCGCGCTGGTGGAGATCTTCGGCACGCGCTCCCAGCTGGTGGCCCCGCTTATCGGCCGGGATGACTATCTTTTCGGCTGGGTCTCCGCCCATTTCTCCGAAGGTCCCCGCGTCTTCGCGACCTCGGCCATCGAGGCGATCGAGGAGGCGCGCCGTGCGGTGCTTGCCGTTCCCGGCATGCCGCAGGAGATCTGA